The Thamnophis elegans isolate rThaEle1 chromosome Z, rThaEle1.pri, whole genome shotgun sequence DNA window agcagcctgagaccagggtcctgattactcgcgccatctggcctcagagtgggactcatagggccggaaggagggatctctgtaacgtagcgaaccctccttccccggtaatggccagccctaaagtccccaccatatctgcccctccctgttacgaccgtaatgctccggccctctccCATGTctctggtccccccaaccaccccagtgccccccgcattcctcggcaggtcctccgaatcatacatactcattcactcacccaggcaatctccacgtaataattaaaaacacaaaaaatacaacaataataggtaataaaaagtgggaacattcactcaatcacatacatatcccatgcatatcccatacaaaagaaagaagaaaaaggagaaagaaaaagagaaggaaagatagATTGCGCAGTTGTTAATAGTTAAAtagttaataaaataattaagagcCCAGCTCGAATCCATTGAGGGtatacaggggggggggagggtggcgtTTCCCCCCCTCTGGTAAGGTCGAAAAGTCCCAAAAGTCCAGATGGTTATAAGGACCGCCAAAGATATTGGATCCGGGTAGCCAAATGTGTAGCAGGGCGTAGGGTCTGGATGGCCGGAGTGATGTCTCTAGGGCAGCAAGAGGTGATGCTGGTTGAGCCGGTATGGTTTGTTCGTGGATATTAAACTCTGAAAGCTGCAATTGTAGGCTGGGTGGATAAGTGCCAATCAAGAAGATGGTAGAAATGACACAGCAACGACAAAGAAGTAAGAAAGGCACCAGcagtggccactggggggagtccaagCTCCAAATACACTGCCTCTCCGGAGTAATGGTGACTGATGTAAAGTGACTCAGTAAAAGACAATAATACTGGTCAGCACAACACTCCTGGGGCAATGGTAACAATTGATGGTATTGGTTGCCACAGAGGGCTTGTCGTTGAGATTCTAAAGTTCCAGTCCCAGTCCCAGCAGGTAAATAGTCCGACAATGTGAAGCCCCGCAGGAATAGCGGTGAGGTGGAGGAAAAACGCCGCACCAGGATATGGGGAGGGAGTCATCGAAGCTGCAGTGGGGACAGGAAACTAGTTCCTCTGTCTCCCAGTCCAGTCTAGGcatctctcctgggctccccaccccctctttgGGGTGCAAACCAACCCCTCGATGCTGTCCAATCCACAAAAGAGTTCAGTGTCTCTCAAAGCAGCGGGGCCGAAGCCACCGCCTCTCACacagagctgccgctgccgctccccagctgttccaaagggccggcatGGGAAACCGCGTCGGAGGAGATAACGCCGTCTTGGAGCCGCTCagaggcagccccctcctcaaacagCTACCCCCCTGGGCAGCCCGAACGTTGGCGCCCCACAGGAACCCCTCAATTACCATTTCAGGGGTCCTGGTCGCCAAAAccggtctttttctttcttataacGATCGGAGCAACGAGGCTCGGCTGCCATTCCTgttctcacgcatgcgcaatcctaGCTTTTCCTTGGGGCATACCGATGCCTTGAGTTGATGCCTACTGCCTGAACTGCTTGCAGATCCTACCCCAAGACaccagtcctcctcattgactgtctTGAGGCTGGTCCTGTCTTGTCTTGTGACGTCGCCTGCCACTCAGCAAAAGACTCTACATTCCAACAGGTTTCGAattgggtgtggagggggtggcccaagcaGCCTGTGGGGtctgaattcaaaatgttttattgcaaacatgatgAACTGTCAGTAATAAATGGTTGTTTACTATGGGGAACGGGTCGTTGCTCCACCCAAACTGCGCATTGCAGTATTAAAGGCCTTGcacgtagggcatcctggaattgtcaggatgaaatctttggccaggagttatgTGCAGTAgtctaacatggacagggagatagaagaatgagtggctacctgcacaccatgccaggagtccagaccagctccccagaggcacccgctaaggagtgggagtgacTTCAAGAACCATGGTCTAGGGTGTACATAGATTTTGCTGGCCCTGTTCATGTCTAGACCTTTATggtagttgtggacgcctactcAAAATGGCTAGAAGTAGTCCTCATGACCTCTACCATGGCAGAAGAGGTCATCAAGGCACtatggagacttttctccactcatGGCCTGCCCGACGTTTTTGTCTCTGACAATGGCCCCAATTTAtggccatgcaatttgagacctATTTAacagcacagggaatcagacatgccctggttgtTCCATTCCATCTGACTtccaatggtcaggtggagagaatggtgagatctgcaaaagaagccctatccaggGTGGGcttgggagattggcaaacatgggttgatCAATTCCTCCTCATACAGCACATCATGCCAAATGCTACCACTGGTAGAAGCCCTTCTGAGCCTCTAATGGGTCACCAGCTAAGGTCCCACATAGACaggctacacccaaactactctGCCACGTCGCCCCCAGATTCAACCGGCAGAATAAGATACTTTAGCATAGGGGATCAAGTTTACGCCTACAACTATGCTGGGGGAACTCTTTGGATTCCTGCCTCAGTAATAGGCATCACCAGGCCTTGCTCTTATCTATTAGAGTTTGAGGACGGTCAGAATTAGAgacggcacattgaccaactccatgGCCGCATCTCCAACTCCAgtcttaggcaaccagaggtaactcctgcatgagttagccaaagccctacacaAAAGGAGCACAAATTCACTCCTTACACAGAAAACTCAATCCTGAAGGTACCGAGGCACTTACCTGTAATTGTTGCAGGCCCACAGTGAGTTGTGAGTGAACCGGCTGTGGCCTGTGAAAatttccaggagcttccaccaggcgAAGCCGCGGACACAACAGGTTGATCCGACCTGACTGAAGAACACCCACCAACTGAACTGAGAGGTCTGGACGAATCACCCAAAAGCCCGCCTATCTGCGTCACTATGTCACAAGTCGGTTGAGCCCATCTAAGAGGAGAGGGGTGTTAaataccagaaacattggtaatggtttacaccaaggtcctctgttccggcgggaacagagattcaatctgattggttgaagggtctgacagctccctataaaaagactgctgtcagactgaacctttgctggattgtacatagttgacttgtgctaataaagagtTGTTCGTTACTCTGAAGCttgagtgtgccttcattcacccgatctaacagaGATGCATAAAGGTAATGGGAATGATGGGTGAACCATTTTACAACAATGGAATCAACTCAATATCTTTCTTTCTGGTTCTCCAAATTCACACATATCTAGACAGTAATGCAGAACACATATTAATCTCCCTTATATGATCTTTTACTTCCTAAATTATTTGTCTTTTTGTTAATTCTTCTACTAAGATCAAAGACTTTAGAAACTCATAATTGCCATGTGTTTTCCCTTGATCATGCAGCCTTTATTGCTTTGCAATCAATTAATAATATCAGAAAATATTGGGGAATTATTTATAAGCTGATGCTTAGAACATTAATAACTTAAAAGTAATGGACAATAAAAATTCAGGGGCTCAtgaaaaaatcatctttcatttgtaagTCAATTCTGATTGTGATAGGATTTAAATGCAATTCATTAGTGAGTTTTACCTTGCTGTGTTTTAGAATAAAATCAAAGGAAGTAATTAAGATATATAAAGTGAGATAACAAAGACAAACATAGGCAGAAGAAATAGGATAGAGGTATCGATATCGAGATAGTTTTTGTCTTCCTAAAATAAATGTCATAGGCACAAAGAAATATTGCATCAATTGATATCATTGTAGTGATAGCTAATTGCATCACCCTATTTTACAATTATTATAAACTCTTGTTTCAATTTTATGTTTTCTTGTTTACATGTATTAAGAGATTTCCCCCCCTCTATTGCTATGAGGTGTATTTGAAAATAACCCCCCAAAAGATATCTATGTGCAGTCTGGTTTGCTGAAATTGCTCACATATATAACAGTAAATCCCCTTGTTCTCCAGTGCATTTTACAACAACAGTGTTTCTATGAgtgctaaaaaaaaaccccaaaagtcaTAATTTTTAACTCAGTGTCTTGGGTAGGATCCCAATTAATAAATTGGTTCTTTAAGCACAAAATACTTAAGATCAAAATTAAGCTTTGAATAGAATAGGGCATTAATTTAGCTAAATTTAATCTTCCTATATATAGATTTACCTATTTCTCCTTTAACTATATTTCCCATTCTTTCAGGACTTGTTCCCATATCTATCATGGTCAGAAACCATACAACGATAAAAGAATTTATCTTGTTGGGATTTCAAGAATTCTCTGAACTgcggattctttttttctttacctttttaacgaTTTACATTTTGACCATAATGGGAAACATTCTTGTTCTTCTGTTGATTATCTTGGATCCACATCTTAAAAGCCCTATGTATTTTTTTCTGGGGAACCTGTCCTTTCTGGAGGCTTGCTACAGTTCAAATATATTTCCAAGGATGATTTCAGCTCTCTTGACTGGTAACAGGAGAATTTCCTTCAACAGCTGTTTTACACAACTCTATTTCTTTGGTTCATTGGTATCTTCAGAATGCTGTTTACTCTGTGTGATGTCTTATGATAGATATTTAGCAATCTGTAAACCATTGCATTATGCAACCATCATGAAAAGCTGGACATGTATCCAACTAGTAGCTGTCTCTTGGATCAATGGATTTGTGGCTTTGATGGTACTCCTTGTTTTGATGTTGCAGTTAAACTTCTGTAACTCCAATGAGATTGATCATTACTTCTGTGAATATTTTCCCATTCTAAGACTCtcctgcagtgatattagcatgGTGCAAAATTTGAGCTTCCTGGTGGCTTCTGTGTTcacatttccttcttttcttctgacACTTACATCTTACATTTATATTATTGTTGCCATCTTAAACATTCCCTCTGCTACTGGGAGGCAAAAGGCTTTTTCTACATGTTCATCTCACTTGATTGTAgtttttgttttctatggatctCTAATTATTGTATATATGACACCAAAGGCTAAAATTGGGAGGGAGATGCAAAAAATATTCTCTTTGTTATACACAGTTTTGCCTCCCCTACTCAACCCTTTTATATACAGTCTGAGAAATAAAGAAGTCAAAGATTCtctaagaaaaaatatctgcaggAATTTTCATTTACTTTCAAAGGAAACCAGAGGAAAGTTGCTTATGTAAAAAAAAGCAGAAGACTGAAGGAAGACATAGTGGAGgatgaaagaaaaattaaatacttGATTCATTTTCTGAATATATGTAGACAAGTTTTTCAAATTAACAGGCTGGAAGTgtacattattaaaatatatcaTGTTGTAATATATTGTAAATTATTAAAATGCATTACATTGTAAATTAGAACTAATTTTACTATCTCTGAAACTACTTCCAATGAGATTATGATTTGATACCCAGAATCATACAATAAATGTTACAATAAATATCAGACAGGAAAAATCTCATTTAATTGTTCAGAACATGGGAAAATTATTGGCCAGCAGAAAGAAGTTTATGAACACAAATAACATTCTGATCAAAAAAGATTATGTAGCATTAGAAAATGACTgtaaaaataaatctattttaattttgttttaaaatctctCTTCCTTTTGAATCTGTGTTATTTTGAATTGCAGGCCAGCTATTGGAAGGtaggaaatgaaaatgaatattgtATTATCAGCATAGTAGAGAGTCTGGTAGCATAGAGATTGAAAGgatatctttttttcttcacattttttAACAGATTGAAGTTCTCAACTAttattatatttgtgtgtgtgtgtgtgtgtgtgtgtatgtatgtataacatttttatatttctattatttcatgtTCTCTATATTCAAACAAGCATTTTACCATTGCTTTGCTataccatggtggcacagtggttagaatgcagtattgtatgcAGAGTTTGATTAtggccagctcaaggttgactcagtcttccattgtTATTGTTCACTCAGCCTAACACCATTATATGTTATttcattatgtgtgtgtgtttgtgtgtgtgtgtgtgtgttgcatttatgctgataaataaataaagggagactagtatagatctatttttattgctgttttgtattttaaccatTATTGTGGGGTGTGTTTGTGCGTAATGCCTGTTGAGTGAATATGATGGGACTGGGGGTACGACCTGGAGCCCTCTTCACTGAGTgtagaagaagaaatggatgggggGCCGGATGCGCCCCTCGCCCTAGAATGAATGCTGTgtgtggcctgccgggaagaatgggggtcATGGGAGAGGGGGGGGTCTACAGGTGGGGAAGAGGGTCAGAGCATTTTGGTTACgaccgggaggggcagatatgatgggagccatagggctagccattaccggggaagaaggactcgctacattacagcgattccttgttccggccttCAGGTTCACCTCAagaacctggtggcagaggagatcagggccctggtctcaggttgctgttgctaaatgccaggtctgttgtgaataaggctcccctcatccaggacttaatattagacaagggggcagacctggcatgtataactgaaacctggctgggccaagagggaggagtccccctctcagatgtgcccagatgggtttcaggtgctccaccaaccacgacactaGTAAAGGTGTGGGGGAGTAGCAATGGTTGTCCgggagtcattagttcctcgcaggatccctgccctggagattgtggggtgtgtgtctcttctcttgaagttggacctagggattcaagtgggcttgttcttgacatacctacctcccagctgcatcacaacagccctgcctgtgctgctggagtcagtagccgggttggcggtggagttccccagactaatggtgctgggggactttaatctaccgtatcttggtgaacactctgaaggagcac harbors:
- the LOC116521333 gene encoding olfactory receptor 2AP1-like, yielding MVRNHTTIKEFILLGFQEFSELRILFFFTFLTIYILTIMGNILVLLLIILDPHLKSPMYFFLGNLSFLEACYSSNIFPRMISALLTGNRRISFNSCFTQLYFFGSLVSSECCLLCVMSYDRYLAICKPLHYATIMKSWTCIQLVAVSWINGFVALMVLLVLMLQLNFCNSNEIDHYFCEYFPILRLSCSDISMVQNLSFLVASVFTFPSFLLTLTSYIYIIVAILNIPSATGRQKAFSTCSSHLIVVFVFYGSLIIVYMTPKAKIGREMQKIFSLLYTVLPPLLNPFIYSLRNKEVKDSLRKNICRNFHLLSKETRGKLLM